In Halobaculum magnesiiphilum, the following proteins share a genomic window:
- a CDS encoding 16S ribosomal RNA methyltransferase A, translated as MTDATPEFRDPDDLRRRAGVRGDPDRDQHFLVDDRVLDRLPGYLPGDADRSHVLEIGGGTGALTDRLLAAADRVTVVERDRDLAAFLREEFTEAVDAGALDVVEGDALDVVLPEFTACVSNLPYGVSSEVAFRLLPLRRPMALMFQAEFADRMVAEPGTSEYGRLSVSAQHYADVQIVERIPPEAFDPQPRVESAVVRCLPRAPDYEVDDEAFFLRFVKALFTQRRKTVRNAIRNTAHISGLADADAVVDAVDEDTLSKRPGELPPAAFAELAELAHETSEIGPGQ; from the coding sequence ATGACCGACGCTACCCCGGAGTTCCGCGATCCGGACGACCTCCGGCGGCGCGCCGGGGTCCGGGGGGACCCCGACCGCGACCAGCATTTCCTCGTGGACGACCGCGTGCTCGACCGGCTTCCCGGGTACCTCCCCGGGGACGCCGACCGATCGCACGTCCTGGAGATCGGCGGCGGAACGGGCGCGCTCACGGACCGCCTGCTCGCGGCCGCCGACCGGGTGACGGTCGTCGAACGCGACCGCGACCTCGCGGCGTTCCTCCGCGAGGAGTTCACGGAGGCCGTCGACGCCGGCGCGCTCGACGTGGTCGAGGGCGACGCCCTCGACGTCGTGCTCCCCGAGTTCACCGCGTGCGTCTCGAACCTCCCGTACGGCGTCTCCTCGGAGGTCGCGTTCAGGCTGCTCCCGCTGAGACGGCCGATGGCGTTGATGTTCCAGGCGGAGTTCGCCGACCGAATGGTCGCCGAGCCGGGAACGTCCGAGTACGGGCGGCTGTCGGTGTCGGCACAGCACTACGCCGACGTACAGATCGTCGAGCGGATCCCGCCGGAGGCGTTCGACCCGCAGCCGCGCGTCGAGAGCGCGGTCGTCCGGTGTCTCCCGCGCGCGCCCGACTACGAGGTCGACGACGAGGCGTTCTTCCTGCGGTTCGTGAAGGCGCTGTTCACCCAGCGCCGCAAGACCGTTCGCAACGCGATCCGGAACACGGCGCACATCTCGGGGCTGGCGGACGCCGACGCGGTCGTCGACGCCGTCGACGAGGACACCCTCTCGAAGCGGCCGGGCGAGCTCCCCCCGGCGGCGTTCGCCGAGCTGGCCGAACTGGCACACGAGACGAGCGAGATCGGTCCGGGACAGTGA